From a single Pseudorasbora parva isolate DD20220531a chromosome 17, ASM2467924v1, whole genome shotgun sequence genomic region:
- the LOC137044736 gene encoding uncharacterized protein, which produces MSMAHMMAEEGASGRFRSRRAAFSQTAGQEVWRPGSDDRDQDPLPDPTHTPILELPSHLAALSSEFSVSAGPTDRRSEWQSGSRRSQDDGHPSTPSKRFRRGIMSTSSLSLSEDIIVRRFCRETFSLSSRGSYIVDWRWSGDRSDSRNEQGSCSDCSLSRSDSLEEWTCPPLPGQVPVEPAETSHGLKEASPVKSSTEKPSVCRKRKGVGPFLRNAWKAMKRSLLCCCLSAVDVVETFVPPADLEPEPDPGPSSPDPDHAGVKPNNDSFETLYHVGEMIGSGGFGRVFKGTRKFDGKKVAIKQMRKMDNNCYLDIPGHPEPLVTEVALLLMMRKEPISPYVIQLYDWFEHPRTFSLIMEFPEPCESLLDFIIRDPQLDETTARVLMRQAVLAVQHCIEHGVFHNDVHAQNFLVKTNTLELKLIDFGCGQLLSADGYERKIYRGIQAYCPPEVFTESRFHAVPTNVWALGVLLFEMVNARSPFGNRTDITQAKVTFQNSNLSKGNNTCCPW; this is translated from the exons ATGTCGATGGCTCATATGATGGCTGAAGAAGGAG CCTCAGGCCGCTTCAGATCCAGGAGAGCCGCCTTCTCTCAGACGGCTGGTCAGGAGGTTTGGAGACCCGGTTCTGATGACCGTGATCAGGATCCGCTGCCAGACCCGACCCACACACCGATCCTGGAGCTTCCTTCACATTTAGCAGCTCTGTCTTCTGAGTTTTCTGTGTCCGCAGGTCCGACTGACAGGAGGAGCGAGTGGCAGAGCGGCAGCCGGCGGAGCCAAGATGATGGACACCCGTCCACTCCATCCAAACGCTTTCGCAGAG GCATCATGTCCACATCATCTTTGTCCCTCTCTGAGGACATTATAGTGCGGCGGTTCTGTAGAGAGACGTTTAGCCTCAGCAGCAGAGGCTCGTACATCGTCGACTGGAGGTGGAGTGGCGATAGATCAGACAGCCGAAACGAACAGGGCAGTTGCAGCGACTGTTCTTTGTCCAGGTCCGACAGCCTGGAAGAGTGGACGTGCCCTCCGCTGCCAGGTCAAGTTCCCGTCGAGCCAGCGGAGACTTCACATGGCCTTAAGGAGGCTTCACCAGTGAAGAGCTCAACAG AAAAACCTTCAGTATGTAGGAAGAGGAAAGGAGTTGGTCCTTTCCTCAGGAACGCGTGGAAGGCTATGAAGCGTTCGCTCCTTTGCTGTTGTCTCAGTGCTGTTGATGTTGTGGAGACTTTTGTTCCTCCAGCGGATCTGGAGCCAGAGCCTGATCCTGGTCCATCATCACCTGATCCCGATCACGCTGGAGTCAAACCAAATAATG aCTCCTTTGAGACTCTCTATCACGTGGGCGAGATGATTGGATCCGGAGGATTCGGAAGAGTGTTCAAGGGAACTCGGAAATTTGATGGCAAAAAG gttgCCATCAAGCAGATGCGCAAAATGGACAATAATTGTTATCTTGATATT CCTGGCCATCCCGAACCTCTCGTTACAGAAGTGGCGCTGCTGCTTATGATGAGGAAAGAACCCATAAGCCCCTACGTCATACAATTATACGACTGGTTTGAACATCCTCGGACATTCAGTCTCATAATGGAGTTCCCTGAACCCTGCGAGAGCTTGCTGGACTTCATCATTCGGGATCCTCAACTGGATGAAACTACAGCACGGGTCCTCATGCGACAGGCTGTGCTGGCAGTACAACACTGCATCGAGCATGGCGTCTTTCATAATGACGTTCATGCACAGAATTTCCTGGTGAAGACAAACACGTTAGAGCTCAAGCTGATAGACTTCGGCTGCGGTCAGCTACTTAGTGCTGATGGCTACGAGAGAAAAATATACCGTG GAATACAGGCTTACTGCCCACCTGAAGTCTTCACAGAATCTCGATTCCACGCCGTCCCAACAAATGTCTGGGCTCTAGGAGTGTTGTTGTTCGAGATGGTGAACGCACGTTCTCCCTTTGGCAACAGAACGGACATCACACAAGCCAAAGTTACATTTCAGAACTCCAACTTATCCAAAG GAAATAACACTTGCTGTCCTTGGTGA